From a region of the Methanobacterium formicicum DSM 3637 genome:
- a CDS encoding helix-turn-helix domain-containing protein, whose translation MNEKMKEIGLRITELRELSDISIHDMADYLHIPLETYQDYEAGKKDIPASILYEIAHKMEVDMGLLLTGEETRMHIFSVTRKGKGVEVGRRKQYQYENLAEKFIHKKAEPFIVTVEPKGEGYKPSTNTHPGQEFNYILEGTLKIYIHDNEIVLNEGDSIFFDSSYEHAMEALENKTAKFLAIVM comes from the coding sequence ATGAATGAAAAGATGAAGGAAATTGGGCTGAGAATAACAGAACTTCGAGAGCTCTCGGATATCAGTATTCATGACATGGCAGATTACCTGCATATCCCTTTGGAAACTTACCAGGATTACGAAGCCGGAAAAAAAGACATTCCTGCCAGCATTCTCTATGAAATTGCTCATAAAATGGAAGTGGACATGGGTTTATTATTAACTGGAGAAGAAACCCGGATGCACATTTTCAGCGTAACCAGAAAGGGAAAAGGGGTGGAAGTAGGCCGCAGAAAACAGTACCAGTACGAAAATCTAGCGGAAAAATTCATCCACAAAAAAGCCGAACCCTTTATCGTTACCGTGGAGCCAAAAGGTGAAGGATACAAACCATCAACCAATACTCACCCTGGACAGGAATTCAACTACATTCTAGAGGGTACTTTGAAGATTTACATACACGACAATGAGATTGTACTCAACGAAGGAGATTCAATCTTTTTTGATTCATCCTACGAACATGCCATGGAAGCCCTGGAAAATAAGACAGCTAAATTCCTGGCAATTGTAATGTAA